A region from the Chrysoperla carnea chromosome 4, inChrCarn1.1, whole genome shotgun sequence genome encodes:
- the LOC123297563 gene encoding sphingomyelin phosphodiesterase isoform X1 yields MNFSLFAITIWIVNLIPLIKGMPTIIDVAQFNDTWDYKIGRDNSPLLTNIHNRHQIPSKTPVNLTEIARTLWDREQDKSTNLPLFFDKALKLFNIKQVAFEVENSLMSKVSCTACQAGAGLLQHYTKQGKSEKEIKTIIYQFCTSLKIQTPRVCEGITELFTGGVVYVLGHSNLGPKEICSFIIGDACGDVYNPYHEWNVMFPPVPKPKVAPTELPKVGAPSFKVLHLSDTHFDPYYAEGSNADCNEPLCCRLTNGPAKTKEQAAGKWGDYRKCDTPKITIDNMLKHIADTHPDIDYIIWTGDLPPHDIWNQTREENLKILRETVAQMSDMFPGLPIFPALGNHESVPVNSYPPPFLDSTENSISWLYKVLEEQWRRWLPASVSHTLRRGAFYSVLVRPGFRLISLNMNYCNNKNWWLLLNSTDPATELQWLIYELQSAEFNGEKVHIIGHIPPGHSDCIKVWSRNYYAIINRYEAIITAQFFGHTHYDEFELFYDNDDIGRPNGIAYIGPSVTPYYDTNPGYRIYYVDGDHAKTTRSVIDHESWTMNLREANLYGYPMWYKLYSVRDTYKMRGLRPEDWDEFVQRMTIDPALFDLYYKHYYKASPVKPTCDTECKKRMLCDLRSGRSHDRKVLCEELESRIEQTNGNTWKQWIYNTLSVSLETNEIPTYTESAFLNNITDKD; encoded by the exons ATGAACTTTTCTCTCTTTGCTATTACAATATGGATAGTAAATCTTATACCACttataaaag GAATGCCAACAATTATCGATGTAGCTCAATTCAACGATACATGGGATTACAAGATAGGAAGAGATAACAGTCCATTGTTAACAAATATTCATAATAGACATCAAATTCCTTCAAAAACTCCAGTAAATTTG ACAGAAATAGCACGAACGCTATGGGATCGAGAACAAGACAAATCCACaaatttacctttatttttcgacaaagcattaaaattatttaacattaagcAAGTTGCGTttgaagttgaaaattcgttaatgTCAAAAGTTTCTTGTACTGCTTGCCAAGCCG gtGCTGGATTATTACAACATTATACAAAGCAAGGAAAATCAGAAAAAGAAATCAAgacaataatttatcaattttgtacgtcgttaaaaatacaaacaccCAGAGTATGTGAAGGTATTACCGAGCTGTTCACAGGTGGTGTAGTTTATGTATTAGGCCATAGTAACTTAG GACCCAAAGAAATATGCAGTTTTATAATTGGAGATGCTTGCGGTGATGTATATAATCCGTATCATGAATGGAATGTTATGTTTCCACCTGTTCCAAAACCAAAAGTAGCACCAACAGAATTACCAAAA GTTGGTGCTCCATCATTCAAAGTACTACACTTATCAGATACTCATTTTGATCCATATTATGCAGAAGGAAGTAATGCAGATTGCAACGAACCATTATGTTGTCGTTTAACAAATGGTCCAGCTAAAACAAAAGAACAAGCAGCCGGAAA atgGGGTGATTATAGGAAGTGTGATACACCTAAAATTACAATCGATAATATGTTAAAACATATTGCAGATACACATCCG gatattgattatataatttGGACTGGAGATTTGCCACCACATGATATATGGAATCAAACAcgtgaagaaaatttaaaaatattacgtgAAACAGTTGCACAAATGTCAGATATGTTTCCTGGTTTACCAATATTCCCAGCCTTGGGTAATCATGAATCCGTTCCTGTTAATAGTTATCCACCACCATTTTTAGATTCAACTGAAAATAGTATTTCATGGTTATACAAGGTATTGGAAGAACAATGGCGTCGTTGGTTACCAGCATCTGTATCACATACATTACGACGCGGTGCATTCTATTCTGTACTTGTTCGACCTGGTTTTCGgttaattagtttaaatatgaattattgtaataacaaaaattg gtgGCTGCTATTAAATAGTACGGACCCAGCAACTGAATTACAGTGGTTAATCTATGAATTACAATCGGCTGAATTTAATGGTGAAAAAGTACACATTATTG GCCATATACCACCTGGGCATTCGGATTGCATTAAAGTGTGGTCAAGAAATTATTACGCAATTATAAATAGATACGAAGCAATAATTACTGCTCAATTTTTTGGACATACACATTACGATGAATTCGAATTATTCTACGACAATGATGATAtag GAAGACCTAATGGAATAGCATATATTGGGCCATCTGTTACTCCTTATTATGATACAAATCCTGGATATCGAATTTATTATGTGGACGGAGATCATGCAAAAACAACAAGG TCGGTCATAGATCATGAATCTTGGACAATGAATTTACGTGAAGCAAATTTATATGGTTATCCAATGTGGTATAAATTATATAGTGTACGTGATACGTATAAAATGAGAGGATTAAGACCAGAAGATTGGGATGAATTTGTCCAGCGTATGACTATTGACCCGGCACTTTTCGACTTATATtacaa GCATTACTACAAAGCAAGTCCAGTAAAACCAACATGTGATACAGAATGTAAAAAACGAATGTTATGTGATCTGAGATCTGGTCGATCGCATGATCGTAAAGTTTTATGTGAAGAATTAGAATCCCGTATTGAACAGACAAATGGAAATACTTGGAAACAATGGATTTATAATACTTTATCTGTTTC GTTGGAGACAAATGAAATTCCAACATACACTGAATCAGCATTTCTGAATAATATTACCgataaagattaa
- the LOC123297563 gene encoding sphingomyelin phosphodiesterase isoform X2, with product MNFSLFAITIWIVNLIPLIKGMPTIIDVAQFNDTWDYKIGRDNSPLLTNIHNRHQIPSKTPVNLTEIARTLWDREQDKSTNLPLFFDKALKLFNIKQVAFEVENSLMSKVSCTACQAGAGLLQHYTKQGKSEKEIKTIIYQFCTSLKIQTPRVCEGITELFTGGVVYVLGHSNLGPKEICSFIIGDACGDVYNPYHEWNVMFPPVPKPKVAPTELPKVGAPSFKVLHLSDTHFDPYYAEGSNADCNEPLCCRLTNGPAKTKEQAAGKWGDYRKCDTPKITIDNMLKHIADTHPDIDYIIWTGDLPPHDIWNQTREENLKILRETVAQMSDMFPGLPIFPALGNHESVPVNSYPPPFLDSTENSISWLYKVLEEQWRRWLPASVSHTLRRGAFYSVLVRPGFRLISLNMNYCNNKNWWLLLNSTDPATELQWLIYELQSAEFNGEKVHIIGHIPPGHSDCIKVWSRNYYAIINRYEAIITAQFFGHTHYDEFELFYDNDDIGRPNGIAYIGPSVTPYYDTNPGYRIYYVDGDHAKTTRSVIDHESWTMNLREANLYGYPMWYKLYSVRDTYKMRGLRPEDWDEFVQRMTIDPALFDLYYKHYYKASPVKPTCDTECKKRMLCDLRSGRSHDRKVLCEELESRIEQTNGNTWKQWIYNTLSVS from the exons ATGAACTTTTCTCTCTTTGCTATTACAATATGGATAGTAAATCTTATACCACttataaaag GAATGCCAACAATTATCGATGTAGCTCAATTCAACGATACATGGGATTACAAGATAGGAAGAGATAACAGTCCATTGTTAACAAATATTCATAATAGACATCAAATTCCTTCAAAAACTCCAGTAAATTTG ACAGAAATAGCACGAACGCTATGGGATCGAGAACAAGACAAATCCACaaatttacctttatttttcgacaaagcattaaaattatttaacattaagcAAGTTGCGTttgaagttgaaaattcgttaatgTCAAAAGTTTCTTGTACTGCTTGCCAAGCCG gtGCTGGATTATTACAACATTATACAAAGCAAGGAAAATCAGAAAAAGAAATCAAgacaataatttatcaattttgtacgtcgttaaaaatacaaacaccCAGAGTATGTGAAGGTATTACCGAGCTGTTCACAGGTGGTGTAGTTTATGTATTAGGCCATAGTAACTTAG GACCCAAAGAAATATGCAGTTTTATAATTGGAGATGCTTGCGGTGATGTATATAATCCGTATCATGAATGGAATGTTATGTTTCCACCTGTTCCAAAACCAAAAGTAGCACCAACAGAATTACCAAAA GTTGGTGCTCCATCATTCAAAGTACTACACTTATCAGATACTCATTTTGATCCATATTATGCAGAAGGAAGTAATGCAGATTGCAACGAACCATTATGTTGTCGTTTAACAAATGGTCCAGCTAAAACAAAAGAACAAGCAGCCGGAAA atgGGGTGATTATAGGAAGTGTGATACACCTAAAATTACAATCGATAATATGTTAAAACATATTGCAGATACACATCCG gatattgattatataatttGGACTGGAGATTTGCCACCACATGATATATGGAATCAAACAcgtgaagaaaatttaaaaatattacgtgAAACAGTTGCACAAATGTCAGATATGTTTCCTGGTTTACCAATATTCCCAGCCTTGGGTAATCATGAATCCGTTCCTGTTAATAGTTATCCACCACCATTTTTAGATTCAACTGAAAATAGTATTTCATGGTTATACAAGGTATTGGAAGAACAATGGCGTCGTTGGTTACCAGCATCTGTATCACATACATTACGACGCGGTGCATTCTATTCTGTACTTGTTCGACCTGGTTTTCGgttaattagtttaaatatgaattattgtaataacaaaaattg gtgGCTGCTATTAAATAGTACGGACCCAGCAACTGAATTACAGTGGTTAATCTATGAATTACAATCGGCTGAATTTAATGGTGAAAAAGTACACATTATTG GCCATATACCACCTGGGCATTCGGATTGCATTAAAGTGTGGTCAAGAAATTATTACGCAATTATAAATAGATACGAAGCAATAATTACTGCTCAATTTTTTGGACATACACATTACGATGAATTCGAATTATTCTACGACAATGATGATAtag GAAGACCTAATGGAATAGCATATATTGGGCCATCTGTTACTCCTTATTATGATACAAATCCTGGATATCGAATTTATTATGTGGACGGAGATCATGCAAAAACAACAAGG TCGGTCATAGATCATGAATCTTGGACAATGAATTTACGTGAAGCAAATTTATATGGTTATCCAATGTGGTATAAATTATATAGTGTACGTGATACGTATAAAATGAGAGGATTAAGACCAGAAGATTGGGATGAATTTGTCCAGCGTATGACTATTGACCCGGCACTTTTCGACTTATATtacaa GCATTACTACAAAGCAAGTCCAGTAAAACCAACATGTGATACAGAATGTAAAAAACGAATGTTATGTGATCTGAGATCTGGTCGATCGCATGATCGTAAAGTTTTATGTGAAGAATTAGAATCCCGTATTGAACAGACAAATGGAAATACTTGGAAACAATGGATTTATAATACTTTATCTGTTTCGTAA